CCTTGACTGAGCGTTTGGGCTTCGCAGTGTTCACCCATGAACACCCGAACCATCAGCGAACAAGAGATCGCCGCGCGCGCCTACAATATCCATCTGCGCAACGGCCGGCAGGATGGTCGTGCCGCGGAGGACTGGGCGCAGGCGCTGGCCGAACTGGAAAGCGAAGGGGACGAAGATCGCCAGCTCAACGCCGCCCAGGATCTGTCAACGCCAGCCAGTCAGCGACAAAACGCCGACCGAGCCTCGTCGGTGCCCGCGTCTGCACGGCGAGCTCCGGCGCGGCGCGGAGCTCGCCGACTTTCCGACGGCACCTGACCTGCGTTGCCTCCTCGTGCTTGGCCGCATCTCAGGCGGCGGCCATTTTCCGCTCCAGGCGCCGGATGCG
This genomic stretch from Polyangia bacterium harbors:
- a CDS encoding DUF2934 domain-containing protein, giving the protein MNTRTISEQEIAARAYNIHLRNGRQDGRAAEDWAQALAELESEGDEDRQLNAAQDLSTPASQRQNADRASSVPASARRAPARRGARRLSDGT